In Zingiber officinale cultivar Zhangliang chromosome 8B, Zo_v1.1, whole genome shotgun sequence, a single genomic region encodes these proteins:
- the LOC122014530 gene encoding homeobox protein knotted-1-like 2 isoform X1: MMSFHKQLQRELTTLPYVAEQQQLGGGDGSGVLRTEMNHFSASDEYGEKDLHRLVKGGANGPRWLNSGILRPQPGEEPFGDGRFLHLQTASEPSASAGHWFPRPPILHRGGDGSDDEVPASSSDAVGISGACGEPTEAASGEGTWQDARHKAEILAHPLYEQLLTAHVACLRIATPVDQLPRIDAQLAQSQQVVSKYSVLANGGHMLGDDKELDQFMTHYALLLCSFKEQLQQHVRVHAMEAVMACWELEQALQSFTAGVSAGEGTGATMSDDDDDDDNQVDSETNLFAGSFDGPDSMGFGPLVPTESERGLMERVRQELKLELKQGYKEKIIDIREEILRKRRAGKLPGDSTSTLKAWWQSHSKWPYPTEDDKARLVQETGLQLKQINNWFINQRKRNWHTNPSSSTSLKTKRKR, translated from the exons ATGATGTCGTTCCACAAGCAGCTGCAGCGGGAGCTGACGACGCTGCCGTACGTGGCGGAGCAGCAGCAGCTGGGGGGCGGCGATGGCTCCGGCGTGCTCAGGACGGAGATGAACCACTTCTCCGCTTCCGACGAATACGGTGAGAAGGATCTCCATCGCCTCGTGAAGGGCGGCGCCAACGGGCCCAGGTGGCTCAACAGCGGAATTCTCCGGCCGCAGCCAGGCGAGGAGCCCTTCGGCGATGGGAGATTCCTCCACCTCCAGACGGCCTCCGAACCCTCCGCGTCTGCGGGACACTGGTTCCCCCGCCCCCCTATCCTGCATCGCGGCGGCGACGGCAGCGACGACGAGGTCCCGGCCTCGTCGAGCGACGCCGTGGGGATCTCTGGCGCGTGCGGGGAGCCCACGGAGGCGGCCTCCGGGGAGGGGACGTGGCAGGACGCGAGACACAAGGCGGAGATCTTAGCGCACCCGTTGTACGAGCAGCTCCTGACGGCTCATGTGGCGTGCCTCCGGATCGCGACGCCGGTGGACCAGTTGCCGCGGATCGACGCGCAGCTCGCCCAATCGCAGCAAGTGGTGTCCAAGTACTCGGTGCTCGCCAACGGCGGCCACATGCTCGGTGACGACAAGGAGCTCGACCAGTTCATG ACACACTACGCCTTGCTACTTTGCTCCTTCAAAGAACAACTGCAGCAGCATGTACGTGTGCATGCAATGGAGGCAGTGATGGCTTGTTGGGAGCTGGAGCAAGCACTTCAAAGCTTCACAG CAGGTGTTTCTGCTGGGGAAGGAACAGGTGCGACCATGTCTGATGATGACGACGATGATGATAATCAAGTAGATAGTGAAACAAATTTATTCGCCGGAAGCTTTGATGGGCCGGACAGCATGGGCTTCGGCCCACTTGTTCCAACCGAGAGCGAGAGAGGCCTAATGGAACGAGTTAGACAGGAGCTGAAACTCGAGCTAAAACAG GGGTACAAAGAAAAGATTATAGACATCAGAGAAGAGATTCTTCGCAAGCGAAGAGCTGGGAAACTTCCCGGTGATAGCACTTCTACATTGAAAGCTTGGTGGCAATCCCACTCCAAGTGGCCATATCCAACA GAGGATGACAAAGCAAGATTAGTGCAAGAAACAGGATTACAGTTAAAGCAGATCAACAACTGGTTCATCAACCAGAGAAAAAGGAATTGGCACACCAATCCCTCTTCATCAACTTCTCTAAAGACCAAGCGCAAAAG GTAG
- the LOC122014530 gene encoding homeobox protein knotted-1-like 2 isoform X2 has product MMSFHKQLQRELTTLPYVAEQQQLGGGDGSGVLRTEMNHFSASDEYGEKDLHRLVKGGANGPRWLNSGILRPQPGEEPFGDGRFLHLQTASEPSASAGHWFPRPPILHRGGDGSDDEVPASSSDAVGISGACGEPTEAASGEGTWQDARHKAEILAHPLYEQLLTAHVACLRIATPVDQLPRIDAQLAQSQQVVSKYSVLANGGHMLGDDKELDQFMTHYALLLCSFKEQLQQHVRVHAMEAVMACWELEQALQSFTGVSAGEGTGATMSDDDDDDDNQVDSETNLFAGSFDGPDSMGFGPLVPTESERGLMERVRQELKLELKQGYKEKIIDIREEILRKRRAGKLPGDSTSTLKAWWQSHSKWPYPTEDDKARLVQETGLQLKQINNWFINQRKRNWHTNPSSSTSLKTKRKR; this is encoded by the exons ATGATGTCGTTCCACAAGCAGCTGCAGCGGGAGCTGACGACGCTGCCGTACGTGGCGGAGCAGCAGCAGCTGGGGGGCGGCGATGGCTCCGGCGTGCTCAGGACGGAGATGAACCACTTCTCCGCTTCCGACGAATACGGTGAGAAGGATCTCCATCGCCTCGTGAAGGGCGGCGCCAACGGGCCCAGGTGGCTCAACAGCGGAATTCTCCGGCCGCAGCCAGGCGAGGAGCCCTTCGGCGATGGGAGATTCCTCCACCTCCAGACGGCCTCCGAACCCTCCGCGTCTGCGGGACACTGGTTCCCCCGCCCCCCTATCCTGCATCGCGGCGGCGACGGCAGCGACGACGAGGTCCCGGCCTCGTCGAGCGACGCCGTGGGGATCTCTGGCGCGTGCGGGGAGCCCACGGAGGCGGCCTCCGGGGAGGGGACGTGGCAGGACGCGAGACACAAGGCGGAGATCTTAGCGCACCCGTTGTACGAGCAGCTCCTGACGGCTCATGTGGCGTGCCTCCGGATCGCGACGCCGGTGGACCAGTTGCCGCGGATCGACGCGCAGCTCGCCCAATCGCAGCAAGTGGTGTCCAAGTACTCGGTGCTCGCCAACGGCGGCCACATGCTCGGTGACGACAAGGAGCTCGACCAGTTCATG ACACACTACGCCTTGCTACTTTGCTCCTTCAAAGAACAACTGCAGCAGCATGTACGTGTGCATGCAATGGAGGCAGTGATGGCTTGTTGGGAGCTGGAGCAAGCACTTCAAAGCTTCACAG GTGTTTCTGCTGGGGAAGGAACAGGTGCGACCATGTCTGATGATGACGACGATGATGATAATCAAGTAGATAGTGAAACAAATTTATTCGCCGGAAGCTTTGATGGGCCGGACAGCATGGGCTTCGGCCCACTTGTTCCAACCGAGAGCGAGAGAGGCCTAATGGAACGAGTTAGACAGGAGCTGAAACTCGAGCTAAAACAG GGGTACAAAGAAAAGATTATAGACATCAGAGAAGAGATTCTTCGCAAGCGAAGAGCTGGGAAACTTCCCGGTGATAGCACTTCTACATTGAAAGCTTGGTGGCAATCCCACTCCAAGTGGCCATATCCAACA GAGGATGACAAAGCAAGATTAGTGCAAGAAACAGGATTACAGTTAAAGCAGATCAACAACTGGTTCATCAACCAGAGAAAAAGGAATTGGCACACCAATCCCTCTTCATCAACTTCTCTAAAGACCAAGCGCAAAAG GTAG
- the LOC122014529 gene encoding protein S-acyltransferase 24-like, giving the protein MASEIEVVDEGTVVAGGAAAEGAAEDSSKNDVYTAAAYGDLEKLQRLVEVEGCSVSEPDGAGYYALQWAALNNRTASVQYIIEHGGDVNATDNTGQTALHWSSVRGHIQVADVLLKEGARVDVSDLYGYQSTHVAAQYGQTAFLYHIVIRWNADPDIPDNDGRSPLHWAAYKGFADCIRLLLFLDAYRGRQDKEGCTPLHWAAIRGNLEACTVLVQAGKKEDLMIADNTGLTPAQLASDKGHRQVAFFLGNARRVFDRRCDGNSGRGRLSKLGLAPVLWCVIIAMLFTYIQSVIAGSYDFSLSTAFGLLAWSGVFLATTGLVLFYRCSRKDPGFINRSTRDVQSLRDDEPLLKTELNHPALLAGNWSQLCATCKIVRPIRAKHCSTCDRCVEQFDHHCPWVSNCIGKRNKWDFLMFLLLEVSAMIITGVVAIIRIARDPSPPSFGGWLSHNTIEHPGAIAFLIMDFFLFFGVAVLTFIQASQISRNITTNEMANAMRYSYLRGPGGRFRNPYDHGIHKNCSDFLFKGYNEDVELPEQTPPSEEMAMIPMTRNSNLQNGEPHQVNNGHGRGHVCVDIQAKNSKSHGHANPSTCCNTNSKSDSVPLGLGLGLGGRNNRHNSRILPL; this is encoded by the exons ATGGCTTCGGAGATCGAGGTGGTGGACGAGGGAACCGTGGTTGCGGGAGGAGCAGCGGCGGAAGGAGCGGCCGAGGATTCGTCCAAGAACGACGTGTACACTGCGGCGGCCTACGGCGATTTGGAGAAGCTCCAGCGGCTGGTGGAGGTGGAGGGGTGCTCCGTCTCGGAGCCGGACGGGGCTGGGTACTACGCCCTCCAGTGGGCGGCTCTCAATAATCGCACCGCATCCGTCCAGTACATTATCGAG CATGGAGGAGATGTAAACGCCACCGACAACACAGGGCAGACAGCTCTCCATTGGAGTTCAGTGCGAGGCCACATCCAGGTTGCCGATGTATTGCTCAAGGAAGGTGCTCGTGTTGATGTGTCAGACTTGTATGGGTATCAG AGCACTCATGTTGCAGCACAGTATGGTCAGACTGCATTTTTATACCATATTGTCATAAGATGGAATGCTGATCCAGATATCCCTGATAATGATGGAAGGAGCCCTTTACATTG GGCTGCTTATAAGGGATTTGCCGATTGCATACGGCTTCTTTTATTTCTAGATGCTTATAGGGGGCGACAGGATAAAGAGG GTTGTACTCCACTACATTGGGCAGCTATCAGAGGAAATCTAGAGGCATGCACAGTTCTAGTTCAAGCTGGGAAGAAAGAAGACTTGATGATTGCTGATAACACTGGTTTAACTCCTGCTCAGCTTGCATCAGATAAGGGGCATCGACAAGTTGCTTTTTTCCTT GGCAATGCTAGAAGGGTGTTTGACAGGCGGTGTGATGGAAATAGTGGCCGTGGTAGGTTATCAAAGTTAGGACTTGCACCTGTTCTTTGGTGCGTgattattgctatgctgttcaccTATATTCAATCAGTTATTGCAG GTTCTTATGACTTCAGCTTATCAACTGCCTTTGGGCTTCTAGCCTGGTCAGGAGTTTTCCTGGCAACTACAGGATTAGTCTTGTTTTATAGGTGTAGCAG GAAAGATCCTGGTTtcatcaatagaagcacaaggGATGTACAAAGCCTCCGAGATGAT GAACCTTTACTAAAGACGGAATTGAATCACCCTGCCCTGTTGGCTGGAAATTGGTCACAGCTCTGTGCGACATGCAAG ATTGTGAGGCCAATCCGTGCAAAGCATTGTTCCACCTGTGATCGATGCGTTGAGCAGTTTGATCATCACTGTCCTTGGGTATCTAATTGCATCGGCAAG AGAAATAAGTGGGACTTCTTGATGTTTCTCCTTCTTGAAGTTTCtgccatgattattactggtgttGTTGCCATTATAA GAATAGCGAGAGATCCTTCACCGCCTTCTTTCGGTGGATGGTTGAGTCATAATACAATCGAACATCCTGGAGCCATAGCATTTCTAATAATggacttctttcttttctttggtgttgCAGTTTTAACTTTTATACAAGCATCCCAG ATCTCGCGGAACATAACAACAAATGAAATGGCAAATGCTATGAGATACAGCTACCTCAGAGGCCCAGGTGGGCGGTTCAGAAATCCGTACGATCATGGAATTCACAAGAACTGCTCAGATTTCCTCTTCAAAGGATACAATGAAGATGTGGAGCTGCCGGAGCAAACACCGCCGTCTGAAGAGATGGCGATGATCCCGATGACCCGAAACTCAAATTTACAGAACGGTGAGCCGCATCAAGTGAACAATGGCCATGGCCGTGGGCATGTCTGCGTCGATATTCAGGCCAAAAATTCCAAATCTCATGGGCATGCCAATCCTTCAACGTGTTGCAATACCAACAGCAAGAGCGACAGCGTGCCCCTTGGACTTGGCCTGGGACTTGGTGGTCGAAACAATCGTCACAACTCGAGGATTCTGCCATTGTGA